The following coding sequences lie in one Cygnus olor isolate bCygOlo1 chromosome 8, bCygOlo1.pri.v2, whole genome shotgun sequence genomic window:
- the LOC121073680 gene encoding calcium-activated chloride channel regulator 1-like, giving the protein MGVFKSFIFLLSFQLLYVANGSMVWLNQTGYEDLVVAINPSVPEDANVILNTKRMIKDASNYLFEATKHRFFFKSVKIIIPKTWKKNGNYSRLKTESYNKADVIIADPFLKYGDDPYTLQYGGCKEKGRYIHFTPNFLLNDSLVNVYGERGRVLVHEWAHLRWGVFDEYNTDAPFYVSINSEKASVEATRCSAGVIGKPVFQSCSGNECEERDCKYDGQLYEAGCKFVADKNQNHTSSIMYMQSLPSVVAFCDSNTHNGEAPNMQNKMCNYKSTWEVIMESEDFINSSVVNGSAPPFETTFSLLQTQDRAVSLVLDVSGSMASYNRIKHLYKAAEVFLLQIIEVGSWVGIVTFHSSASIQSPLQQITSDAVRQNLVKKLPTIANGGTNICAGVRTGLQIIKNQISVTYGSEIVLLTDGEDSGMAACRNEVKQSGAIIHTIALGKAAAKELEEFSTITGGLQLYAIDEVLPSKLIEAFSAITSGSGDISQQSIQLESKQIDIKSYEWINSTVTIDKTVGNDTFFVIAWSATKPFFFLRDPKGKEYGSSDFTLDNLNSNAARLGINGTAEVGNWHYYIKNEGTTTQNISVTVTSRAASSVVPPVNVAAYIKKANIAPNPVVVYAEVSQGFLPVLGATVIATVEKDGVTPVSLQLLDNGAGADTVKNDGVYSRYFTSLKSVGRYSLKVSAQGRNTTVRLGLRQNRALYVPGYIENGKIQMNVPRPEIADEDIQAKLESFSRTSTASLVLDNIPTVGFPPCKVTDLDAHIENETVVLSWTAPGDDLDTGKAVQYIIKSSDNLLVLKDEFDNATSVNSSDLTPQEAGSKETFKFKPENLRIENGTIIYIAMRAVDNESLTSDMSNIAKATWYIPPKASEPSGGGGSSGGGSSGGGSSGGGSSGGGSSDSVNITLIVAIVAGCVVVVCVIVSLSVCVVQKQRRRNPAIRI; this is encoded by the exons ATGGGGGTGTTTAAgagtttcatatttttgttgtcttttcagcttctgtatGTGGCAAACGGTTCCATGGTGTGGTTAAATCAGACTGGCTATGAGGATTTGGTTGTTGCAATTAATCCCAGTGTGCCAGAAGATGCCAACGTCATCCTGAACACAAAG AGAATGATTAAAGATGCTTCTAATTATTTGTTTGAAGCTACAAAACATCGATTTTTCTTCAAGTCTGTAAAAATTATAATTCctaaaacatggaagaaaaatggcaactattcaagattaaaaacagaatcATATAACAAG GCAGATGTCATCATAGCAGACCCTTTTCTGAAATATGGAGATGATCCCTATACCTTGCAGTATGGAGGATGTAAGGAGAAAGGACGGTACATCCATTTTACACCTAACTTCCTGTTAAATGACAGTTTGGTTAACGTTTATGGAGAAAGAG GTAGAGTTTTGGTCCACGAGTGGGCTCACCTTCGCTGGGGGGTGTTCGACGAATATAATACTGATGCACCTTTTTATGTGTCCATAAATTCTGAAAAAGCAAGTGTTGAAGCAACAAG GTGTTCAGCTGGTGTCATAGGTAAGCCTGTGTTCCAAAGCTGCAGTGGAAACGAGTGTGAGGAAAGAGACTGCAAATATGATGGTCAGCTATATGAAGCTGGATGTAAATTTGTAgcagataaaaatcaaaatcacaCATCTTCTATTATGTATATGCAAAGCTTACCTTCT GTGGTTGCATTTTGTGATAGTAACACTCACAATGGTGAGGCTCCAAATATGCAGAATAAGATGTGCAACTACAAAAGCACATGGGAAGTAATAATGGAATCTGAGGACTTTATCAACTCGTCTGTTGTAAATGGTTCTGCACCCCCTTTCGAGACCACCTTCAGTCTATTGCAGACCCAAGACAGAGCAGTCTCATTAGTATTGGATGTTTCTGGGAGCATGGCATCg TATAACCGCATCAAACATCTCTATAAAGCTGCAGAGGTATTTCTGCTCCAAATTATTGAAGTTGGTTCCTGGGTTGGAATTGTCACATTTCATTCTTCTGCATCTATACAAAGTCCTTTGCAACAAATAACCAGTGATGCAGTACGTCAAAATCTTGTTAAAAAATTACCTACAATAGCTAATGGAGGAACCAATATCTGTGCAGGTGTACGGACAGGACTGCAG ataattaaaaatcaaatcagtgTAACATATGGGTCAGAAATTGTGTTGCTGACAGATGGAGAGGATTCAGGTATGGCAGCTTGCCGTAATGAAGTGAAACAAAGTGGAGCAATAATTCATACCATTGCACTGGGTAAAGCAGCAGCCAAAGAATTAGAAGAATTTTCAACGATAACAG GAGGTTTACAACTTTATGCTATAGATGAAGTCCTCCCCAGTAAACTAATTGAGGCATTCAGTGCAATTACATCAGGAAGTGGAGATATTTCTCAACAGTCTATTCAG CTTGAAAGCAAACAGATAGACATTAAATCTTATGAATGGATTAATAGTACTGTGACCATTGACAAAACTGTGGGAAATGACACTTTCTTCGTCATTGCATGGAGTGCCACGaagccatttttctttctgagggaCCCTAAAGGAAAAGAGTATGGAAGTTCAGACTTCACATTAGATAATTTAAACTCAAATGCAGCTAGACTCGGTATAAATGGCACTGCAGAG gtTGGAAATTGGCATTACTATATTAAAAATGAGGGTACAACAACTCAAAATATATCAGTAACAGTTACCTCTCGAGCAGCATCTTCTGTCGTTCCTCCTGTGAACGTGGCAGCTTAcataaaaaaggcaaacattGCACCGAATCCAGTTGTTGTTTATGCAGAGGTTAGCCAAGGGTTCTTGCCTGTTCTTGGTGCAACTGTGATAGCTACCGTAGAGAAGGATGGTGTTACACCAGTAAGCCTTCAACTTCTTGATAACGGTGCAG GTGCTGACACAGTCAAGAATGATGGAGTCTACTCAAGgtattttacttctttaaaaagcGTTGGAAGGTATAGTCTAAAAGTCAGCGCCCAAGGGAGAAATACGACTGTCAGACTTGGCCTTAGGCAAAATCGAGCCTTGTATGTACCAGGCTACATAGAAAATG GTAAAATTCAGATGAATGTACCAAGACCTGAAATTGCCGATGAAGACATCCAAGCCAAGCTGGAAAGTTTCAGCAGAACTTCAACAGCTTCTCTTGTACTGGATAACATTCCAACAGTAGGTTTTCCACCCTGTAAAGTTACAGACCTTGATGCTCatatagaaaatgaaacagtagTCTTGTCTTGGACAGCTCCAGGAGATGACTTGGACACTGGAAAAG ctgtCCAATACATAATAAAAAGCAGTGACAATCTTCTGGTCCTAAAAGATGAATTTGATAATGCTACTTCTGTGAATTCCTCTGATCTCACACCTCAGGAGGCTGGtagcaaagaaacatttaaatttaaaccaGAAAATTTGAGAATAGAAAATGGTACCATAATCTACATCGCCATGCGTGCCGTTGATAATGAAAGCTTGACTTCAGACATGTCTAACATAGCAAAAGCCACATGGTACATCCCTCCAAAAGCATCTGAGCCTTCAGGCGGTGGAGGCAGCAGCGGTGGAGGCAGCAGCGGTGGAGGCAGCAGCGGTGGAGGCAGCAGCGGTGGAGGCAGCAGCGACAGCGTTAACATTACACTAATAGTGGCAATTGTAGCTGGATGTGTTGTAGTTGTCTGTGTTATTGTAAGTTTATCTGTCTGTGTTGtacaaaaacaaaggagaagGAATCCTGCCATCAGAATATGA